A DNA window from Bradyrhizobium sp. CCBAU 53421 contains the following coding sequences:
- a CDS encoding DUF3574 domain-containing protein codes for MRALIHVAVWLVLVAGNNASAAEGAATSCQLINGKAMMQAELLFGRRIAGHGRVSDAQWSDFLLREVTPRFPDGLTQLRAFGQWRDPDTGRVTHEPSFVVRIIAAESPETLARLTQISTAYRQRFHQQSVGLTLSTTCASF; via the coding sequence ATGCGCGCACTGATCCATGTCGCGGTGTGGCTGGTCCTCGTTGCGGGAAATAACGCATCCGCCGCCGAAGGCGCGGCAACGTCCTGCCAGCTGATCAATGGCAAGGCGATGATGCAGGCCGAACTGCTGTTTGGACGCCGTATCGCCGGACATGGCCGCGTATCGGACGCCCAGTGGTCGGACTTCCTTCTGAGGGAGGTGACACCGCGCTTCCCCGATGGATTGACCCAGCTCAGGGCCTTTGGCCAATGGCGCGACCCGGATACCGGCCGGGTCACACACGAGCCGTCCTTTGTCGTGCGCATCATCGCGGCCGAGAGCCCGGAGACCTTGGCACGCTTGACACAGATCAGCACCGCATACAGGCAGCGCTTTCATCAACAGTCGGTTGGCCTCACGCTCTCGACCACTTGCGCATCGTTCTGA
- a CDS encoding ATP-binding protein, with protein MPKKAKKTDKKTDKKTTSKTAGGAAAKRAVNAATKRPVMPLDGATAERIASALESIASRLAAASPTPDPAESFGAADAFVWHPDGRLAPVPRVSRVEIGLLKGVDRMRDILMENTERFANGLPANNALLWGARGMGKSSLVKATHASLNVGRKPADRLKLIEIHREDIESLPGLMELLRSSSFRFIVFCDDLSFDGNDASYKSLKAVLEGGIEGRPENVILYATSNRRHLLAREMIENERSTAINPGEAVEEKVSLSDRFGLWLGFHRCSQDEYLAMVKGYCDHYGIKIADDELEREALEWSTTRGSRSGRVAWQYTQELAGRLGVRLSGA; from the coding sequence ATGCCGAAAAAAGCCAAGAAAACCGACAAGAAAACCGATAAGAAAACCACCAGCAAAACGGCCGGCGGAGCCGCCGCCAAGCGCGCCGTAAACGCCGCGACAAAACGCCCGGTAATGCCGCTCGATGGCGCCACTGCCGAGCGGATCGCGAGCGCCCTGGAAAGCATCGCCAGCCGCCTTGCGGCCGCCTCCCCGACCCCCGATCCGGCCGAGTCGTTTGGTGCCGCGGACGCCTTTGTCTGGCATCCGGACGGACGCCTTGCCCCGGTGCCGCGCGTCAGCCGCGTCGAGATCGGCCTGCTCAAGGGCGTCGACCGGATGCGCGATATCCTGATGGAGAATACCGAGCGCTTCGCCAACGGGCTGCCCGCAAACAATGCGCTGCTGTGGGGCGCCCGCGGCATGGGCAAGTCGTCGCTGGTCAAGGCGACGCATGCCAGCCTCAATGTCGGCCGCAAGCCCGCCGACCGGCTGAAGCTGATCGAGATCCACCGCGAGGACATCGAGAGCCTGCCCGGTCTGATGGAGCTGCTGCGCAGCTCCTCGTTCCGCTTCATCGTGTTCTGCGACGACCTCTCCTTCGACGGCAACGACGCCTCCTACAAGTCACTCAAGGCGGTTCTGGAAGGCGGTATCGAAGGACGACCCGAGAACGTCATTCTCTATGCGACGTCGAACCGGCGGCATCTGCTGGCGCGCGAGATGATCGAGAACGAGCGCTCGACCGCGATCAATCCGGGCGAAGCGGTCGAGGAGAAAGTGTCGTTGTCGGATCGCTTCGGGCTCTGGCTCGGCTTCCATCGCTGCAGCCAGGACGAGTACCTCGCGATGGTGAAGGGCTATTGCGACCACTACGGCATCAAGATCGCCGACGACGAACTGGAGCGCGAGGCGCTCGAATGGTCGACCACCCGCGGCTCGCGCTCCGGCCGCGTCGCCTGGCAGTACACGCAGGAACTCGCCGGCCGGCTCGGCGTACGGCTCAGCGGGGCATAG
- a CDS encoding DUF1127 domain-containing protein, which translates to MLLSLIRMIQAFRDYQRNVSELSQLSDRELADIGLDRSDIPRVAAGTYNG; encoded by the coding sequence ATGTTGCTCTCGCTCATCCGCATGATCCAGGCTTTCCGGGATTATCAGCGCAATGTCAGCGAACTGTCCCAGCTCAGCGATCGTGAACTGGCCGATATCGGCCTCGACCGCTCGGACATTCCGCGCGTTGCCGCCGGTACCTACAACGGCTAA
- the yajC gene encoding preprotein translocase subunit YajC — MLITPAFAQAGASGDTNSMLMSLLPFALIFVIMYFLILRPQQRKVRDHADLVKNIRRGDTVVTSGGLVGKVTKVVDDDQIEFEISDGVRVRQMRQMISGVRTKGEPAKGDAKDEASAS, encoded by the coding sequence ATGCTGATTACTCCTGCGTTTGCTCAGGCTGGAGCAAGTGGTGACACCAACAGCATGTTGATGTCGCTGCTGCCATTCGCGCTGATCTTCGTCATCATGTACTTCCTGATTCTGCGCCCGCAGCAGCGCAAGGTGCGCGATCATGCGGACCTCGTGAAGAACATCCGCCGCGGCGACACCGTGGTGACCTCGGGCGGCCTGGTCGGCAAGGTGACCAAGGTGGTCGACGACGACCAGATCGAGTTCGAGATTTCGGACGGCGTCCGCGTGCGGCAGATGCGGCAGATGATTTCGGGCGTGCGGACCAAGGGCGAGCCGGCGAAGGGCGACGCCAAGGACGAGGCGTCCGCGAGCTGA
- the trmFO gene encoding methylenetetrahydrofolate--tRNA-(uracil(54)-C(5))-methyltransferase (FADH(2)-oxidizing) TrmFO yields MTPHQSSSQPVHIVGAGLAGSEAAWQVANSGVRAVLHEMRPHRMTEAHRTEGCAELVCSNSFRSDDAANNAVGLLHAEMRRLGSLIMRSADANQVPAGGALAVDRDGFSAAVTKALNEHPLIEISREEVAGLPPADWSNVIVATGPLTSAPLADAIRQLTDENALAFFDAIAPIVHKDSIDMSVAWFQSRYDKVGPGGTGADYINCSMTKEQYDGFVAALLDGEKVDFKDWETNTPYFDGCLPVEVMAERGHETLRHGPMKPVGLTNPHDPTVKPYAIVQLRQDNKLGTLYNIVGFQTKLKHGAQQRVFRTIPGLENAEFARLGGLHRNTFLNSPKLLDGQLRLRAQPRLRFAGQMTGCEGYVESASVGLIAGLCAAADMRGTALTPPPATTALGALLGHITGGHIETIDAGSRSFQPMNINFGLFPPLASAPTKKPDGSRLRGNEKTVAKKQAISARALTDLDQWIAEHLRVAAAA; encoded by the coding sequence ATGACACCGCATCAATCCTCTTCCCAACCCGTGCACATCGTGGGCGCGGGGCTCGCCGGCTCGGAAGCCGCCTGGCAGGTCGCCAACTCTGGCGTCCGTGCCGTCCTGCACGAAATGCGCCCGCACCGCATGACCGAGGCGCACCGGACCGAAGGCTGTGCCGAACTGGTCTGCTCGAATTCCTTCCGCTCCGACGACGCCGCCAACAACGCGGTCGGGCTGCTGCACGCCGAGATGCGGCGGCTGGGCTCGCTCATCATGCGCTCGGCCGATGCCAACCAGGTGCCGGCCGGCGGCGCGCTGGCGGTCGACCGCGACGGCTTCTCTGCTGCCGTCACCAAAGCACTGAACGAACACCCGCTGATCGAGATCAGCCGCGAGGAAGTCGCAGGACTCCCGCCGGCCGACTGGAGCAACGTGATCGTTGCCACTGGTCCCCTCACCTCCGCGCCGCTCGCCGACGCCATCAGGCAGCTCACAGACGAGAACGCGCTGGCGTTCTTCGACGCGATCGCGCCGATCGTGCACAAGGATTCCATCGACATGTCGGTGGCCTGGTTTCAGTCGCGCTACGACAAGGTCGGTCCCGGTGGCACCGGCGCCGACTACATCAACTGCTCGATGACCAAGGAGCAATATGACGGCTTCGTCGCCGCATTGCTCGACGGCGAGAAGGTCGACTTCAAGGATTGGGAGACCAACACGCCCTATTTCGACGGCTGCCTGCCGGTCGAGGTGATGGCCGAACGCGGCCACGAGACGCTGCGCCACGGCCCGATGAAGCCGGTCGGATTGACCAATCCGCACGATCCGACGGTCAAGCCATATGCGATCGTCCAGCTGCGGCAGGACAACAAGCTCGGCACGCTCTACAACATCGTCGGTTTCCAGACCAAGCTGAAGCATGGCGCGCAGCAGCGCGTGTTCCGCACCATCCCGGGCCTCGAGAACGCGGAATTCGCCCGCCTCGGCGGCCTGCACCGCAATACATTCCTGAATTCGCCGAAGCTGCTCGATGGCCAGCTGCGCCTGCGCGCGCAGCCGCGGCTGCGTTTCGCCGGCCAGATGACCGGCTGCGAGGGTTACGTCGAGTCGGCCAGCGTCGGCCTGATTGCCGGCCTCTGCGCCGCCGCCGACATGCGCGGCACCGCGCTGACGCCGCCGCCTGCCACCACCGCGCTCGGCGCGCTGCTCGGCCATATCACCGGCGGCCATATCGAAACCATCGACGCAGGCTCGCGCTCGTTCCAGCCGATGAACATCAATTTCGGCCTGTTCCCGCCGCTGGCCAGTGCTCCGACCAAGAAGCCGGACGGCTCGCGGCTGCGCGGCAACGAGAAGACCGTCGCCAAGAAGCAGGCGATCAGCGCGCGGGCACTTACCGACCTCGACCAGTGGATCGCAGAGCACCTGCGCGTTGCGGCAGCGGCCTGA
- a CDS encoding DUF1488 family protein, giving the protein MPLTRGRIGGYDSERLAFGFTMMNGDQEIECQISDAAMDELAGTRGTASMARQAQFVALRDAVEQIASDIYDSSPVVRGATIRIFTKHISKESS; this is encoded by the coding sequence ATGCCACTCACCCGTGGCCGTATCGGGGGATATGATTCCGAACGCCTGGCGTTCGGCTTCACCATGATGAACGGCGACCAGGAAATCGAATGCCAGATCAGCGACGCCGCCATGGACGAGCTCGCCGGCACACGTGGAACCGCGAGCATGGCGCGACAGGCGCAATTCGTTGCGCTACGCGATGCCGTCGAGCAAATCGCATCCGACATTTATGACAGCAGCCCGGTGGTCAGGGGCGCGACGATCCGGATCTTCACCAAGCACATCTCGAAAGAGAGTAGCTAG
- a CDS encoding serine/threonine protein kinase — protein MSLPKDDDATLSARWSQGVLLKRDVFSTVERGRFRSDDGEVEGVLRRLDQVPFWSFGVALHLFSRERRALALARDLDVGPRLLWAGRRALVRGFIDGAALHLAKPHGDVAYFRSAKAALRKLHRAGICHNDLAKEQNWLVGRDGRAYLTDFQLAACFKTRSRLFRIAAYEDLRHLLKHKRSYAPEALTPKERKVLAKKSAVASVWLKTGKKVYQAITRGIFNFTDREGGGRRLVNDAPVLVDLIRRNPEVRDTAIVAFADRRVGVGLYAFVEADQSALERTLRNELAAARGVKPPEHIQIVHALPRDAAGKPRTEILQLVAMNQIDLIEPMMRSDADREFLKDILEQRKNLRDRFNFEVAEMDRPAR, from the coding sequence ATGAGCTTGCCGAAAGACGACGACGCCACCCTGTCGGCGCGATGGAGCCAGGGCGTACTGCTCAAGCGCGACGTGTTCTCGACCGTCGAGCGCGGCCGTTTCCGGTCCGATGACGGCGAGGTCGAGGGCGTGCTGCGCCGCCTCGATCAGGTGCCGTTCTGGTCGTTTGGCGTAGCGCTGCACCTGTTCTCGCGCGAACGCCGCGCGCTGGCCTTGGCGCGCGATCTCGACGTCGGCCCCAGGCTGTTGTGGGCAGGCAGGCGCGCGCTGGTGCGCGGCTTCATCGATGGCGCGGCGCTGCATCTGGCGAAGCCGCATGGCGACGTCGCCTATTTCCGCTCCGCCAAGGCTGCGTTGCGCAAGCTGCATCGCGCCGGCATCTGCCACAACGACCTCGCCAAGGAGCAGAACTGGCTGGTCGGCCGCGACGGCCGCGCCTATCTCACCGACTTCCAGCTAGCTGCCTGCTTCAAGACCCGAAGCCGGCTGTTCCGCATCGCGGCCTATGAGGATCTGCGGCATCTGCTGAAGCACAAGCGCAGCTACGCGCCGGAGGCGCTGACGCCGAAGGAGCGCAAGGTGCTCGCGAAGAAATCCGCGGTCGCCAGCGTCTGGCTCAAGACCGGCAAGAAGGTCTATCAAGCGATCACCCGCGGCATCTTCAATTTCACCGACCGCGAGGGCGGCGGAAGGCGACTGGTCAACGACGCACCGGTGCTGGTGGATCTGATCCGCAGGAATCCTGAGGTGCGCGACACCGCGATCGTGGCCTTTGCCGACCGGCGCGTCGGCGTCGGGCTCTACGCCTTCGTCGAGGCGGACCAGTCCGCGCTGGAAAGAACGCTGCGCAACGAGCTTGCCGCGGCCCGGGGCGTCAAGCCGCCGGAGCACATCCAGATCGTGCACGCACTGCCGCGCGATGCCGCCGGCAAGCCGCGCACCGAAATCCTGCAGCTCGTCGCCATGAACCAGATCGACCTGATCGAGCCGATGATGCGCAGCGACGCCGACCGCGAGTTCCTCAAGGACATCCTCGAGCAACGCAAGAACCTGCGCGACCGCTTCAATTTCGAGGTCGCCGAGATGGATCGGCCGGCGCGCTAG
- a CDS encoding Mth938-like domain-containing protein, with the protein MSNPSDAPHLPRSAPIEAYGKGGFAFADMSHRGSLLCLPDSIWAWPVTRPQEIDEYSLQKVFAAANAIDTLIVGSGTEVWVPPKGLREALRAVRVVLDPMQTGPAIRTYNIMLGERRRVAAALIAVP; encoded by the coding sequence ATGAGCAATCCCTCGGACGCTCCCCATCTTCCGAGGTCGGCGCCGATCGAGGCCTACGGCAAGGGCGGCTTCGCGTTTGCCGATATGTCGCACCGCGGCTCGCTGCTGTGCCTGCCGGACTCGATCTGGGCCTGGCCGGTCACGCGGCCGCAGGAGATCGACGAATATTCGCTGCAAAAGGTATTCGCGGCCGCCAATGCGATCGACACGTTGATCGTCGGCAGCGGCACCGAGGTCTGGGTGCCGCCGAAGGGCCTCCGCGAGGCCCTGCGCGCGGTGCGGGTGGTGCTCGACCCCATGCAGACGGGCCCTGCGATCCGCACCTACAACATCATGCTGGGTGAGCGGCGCCGGGTCGCGGCGGCGCTGATCGCGGTGCCATGA
- the secF gene encoding protein translocase subunit SecF, with translation MTHTVLIGLGILIAVLTVVAALGLMPSLRIVPDDTHFDFTRFRRISFPISALLSILAITLFFTHGLNFGIDFKGGTLLEVRAKSGTADIAAMRTTLNGLGLGEVQLQQFGGPAEVLIRVAEQPGGDQAQQDAVTKVRGALGDSVDYRRVEVVGPRVSGELLAYGMLGLMLAIVGILIYLWFRFEWQFALGAMIANVHDIVLTIGFMSISQVDFDLTSIAALLTILGYSLNDTVVIYDRIREMLRRYKKMPMPQLLNESINSTLSRSIITHVTVTLALLALLLFGGQAIHSFTAVMMFGVVLVGTYTSIFIAAPILIYLGVGTTRRDAADDESEKKPNAAAKK, from the coding sequence GTGACTCATACTGTTCTCATTGGCCTTGGCATCCTGATCGCCGTGCTCACCGTGGTCGCGGCGCTCGGGCTGATGCCGTCGCTGCGCATCGTGCCCGACGACACGCATTTCGACTTCACGCGCTTCCGCCGCATCAGCTTTCCGATCTCGGCGCTGCTCTCGATCCTTGCCATCACGCTGTTCTTCACCCACGGCCTGAACTTCGGCATCGACTTCAAGGGCGGCACGCTGCTGGAGGTGCGGGCCAAGTCCGGCACGGCCGACATCGCAGCGATGCGCACGACCTTGAACGGGCTTGGCCTCGGCGAAGTGCAGCTGCAGCAGTTCGGAGGTCCGGCCGAAGTCCTGATCCGCGTCGCGGAGCAGCCCGGCGGCGACCAGGCGCAACAGGACGCAGTGACGAAGGTGCGGGGCGCGCTCGGCGATTCCGTCGACTACCGCCGCGTCGAGGTGGTGGGACCGCGCGTCTCCGGCGAATTGCTTGCCTACGGCATGCTCGGTCTGATGCTCGCGATCGTCGGCATCCTGATCTATCTCTGGTTCCGGTTCGAGTGGCAGTTCGCGCTCGGCGCCATGATCGCCAACGTCCACGACATCGTGCTGACGATCGGCTTCATGTCGATCAGCCAGGTCGACTTCGACCTCACCAGCATCGCGGCGCTGCTGACGATTCTCGGTTACTCGCTCAACGATACCGTCGTCATCTACGACCGTATCCGCGAGATGCTGCGGCGCTACAAGAAGATGCCGATGCCGCAGCTGCTCAACGAATCGATCAACTCGACGCTGTCGCGCTCGATCATCACCCACGTCACCGTCACCCTCGCGCTGCTCGCGCTGCTCCTGTTCGGCGGCCAGGCGATCCACAGCTTCACCGCGGTGATGATGTTCGGCGTGGTGCTGGTCGGCACCTATACGTCGATTTTCATTGCGGCACCGATTCTGATCTATCTCGGCGTCGGCACAACGAGGCGCGACGCCGCCGACGATGAATCGGAGAAGAAGCCGAACGCGGCAGCCAAGAAGTAG
- a CDS encoding AraC family transcriptional regulator: MNQTRQVGDTYCDSLSFPMTSTADDVALSRFSLEDFAEQDRMAAWRDLYGRLVLNADLTPLPHHTLHADVTVRMLPGLSITSASMSAFRYERGAELLADGNDGLVLVMGSHDARMVQRGCEVTWSAGDGLLVSSADPVAMVCPAPAKILCLHVPRPALAPLVSSVDSSVMQPIAHSTEALKLLVSYVGALQEDYALATPQLRHHVASHVHDLIAVALGATRDAAALAHGRGVRAARLRAIKADIIDHLNHGNLTVAAVARRHAVTPRQVQRMFEDDGTTFSQFVLGHRLARAHRLLVNPRYADRPVSAVAFEVGFGDVSYFNRTFRRQYGAPPSDVRESARSGPINGTPSGTREGHSIGALARRDGARPPE; the protein is encoded by the coding sequence GTGAACCAGACGCGGCAAGTCGGCGACACCTATTGCGACAGCTTGAGTTTCCCGATGACCTCGACGGCCGACGACGTTGCACTTTCCAGGTTTTCCTTGGAAGATTTTGCCGAGCAGGACCGCATGGCCGCATGGCGTGATCTGTACGGCCGGCTGGTGCTGAATGCCGACCTCACGCCACTGCCGCATCATACTTTGCATGCGGACGTGACCGTGCGGATGCTGCCCGGGTTGTCCATCACGTCGGCCAGCATGTCGGCGTTTCGCTACGAGCGGGGGGCCGAACTGTTGGCGGATGGCAACGACGGGCTTGTCCTGGTGATGGGTTCGCACGATGCCAGGATGGTGCAGCGTGGATGCGAGGTCACGTGGAGCGCCGGCGACGGGCTGTTGGTCAGCTCGGCGGATCCGGTCGCGATGGTCTGCCCCGCCCCGGCGAAGATTCTGTGCCTTCACGTTCCACGGCCGGCGCTGGCGCCGCTGGTGAGCAGCGTCGATTCCTCCGTGATGCAGCCTATTGCGCACTCCACCGAAGCGCTCAAATTGTTGGTGAGCTATGTTGGGGCGCTGCAGGAGGATTATGCGCTTGCCACGCCTCAGCTACGGCACCACGTGGCCTCGCATGTGCACGATCTGATCGCTGTGGCGCTCGGCGCAACGAGAGACGCCGCGGCCCTTGCCCATGGGCGTGGCGTCCGCGCGGCGCGACTGCGTGCCATCAAAGCCGATATCATCGACCATCTCAATCATGGTAATCTCACGGTCGCGGCAGTAGCGCGGCGGCACGCCGTCACCCCGCGTCAAGTGCAACGGATGTTTGAAGACGACGGGACCACATTTTCACAATTCGTGCTCGGGCACCGTCTCGCGCGAGCGCATCGATTGCTCGTCAATCCGCGCTACGCCGATCGGCCTGTGAGCGCCGTCGCCTTTGAGGTCGGTTTCGGCGACGTGTCGTATTTCAACCGCACCTTTCGCCGGCAATACGGAGCGCCCCCCTCGGACGTGCGTGAATCGGCGCGAAGCGGGCCGATCAACGGCACTCCATCCGGAACACGTGAGGGGCATTCGATCGGGGCGCTCGCGCGGCGCGATGGCGCCCGCCCGCCGGAATAG
- a CDS encoding phytoene/squalene synthase family protein produces MSATEAPKDGAAFCADLVRTHDFVRYASTLFLPGPERRALLAIYAFNIEVSRVHEQVSQPLPGEMRLQWWTDMLAGAGHGGVEGNPVAAELLYAIRNHRLPVSPFSQLVEEHQFDLYNDPMPTLAALEGYLDATASVLFSQATRVVARPSEAIDHLARHAGLAQGMAQVIVALGRDASRQQLFLPLELLQQHGSSKEEAFAGKPTPNIRAAIDQLADEAQGHLKTAFGLLADVPSGVRPIFLPLAHVRRELNRARTADYDPFLPKPVSRLRTLWTLWRAARTEEFGS; encoded by the coding sequence ATGAGCGCGACCGAGGCGCCGAAGGACGGCGCGGCCTTCTGCGCCGATCTGGTGCGGACCCACGACTTCGTGCGCTACGCGTCGACCTTGTTCCTGCCGGGTCCGGAGCGCCGCGCGCTGCTTGCGATCTACGCCTTCAACATCGAGGTCTCGCGCGTGCACGAGCAGGTCAGCCAGCCGCTGCCCGGCGAGATGCGGCTGCAATGGTGGACCGATATGCTGGCCGGCGCCGGACACGGCGGCGTCGAGGGCAATCCGGTCGCGGCAGAACTACTGTATGCGATCCGCAATCACCGCTTGCCGGTCTCGCCATTCTCGCAGCTGGTCGAGGAGCATCAGTTCGATCTCTACAACGACCCGATGCCGACGCTGGCCGCACTCGAGGGCTATCTCGACGCCACGGCCTCAGTGCTGTTCTCGCAGGCCACGCGCGTGGTGGCGCGGCCATCGGAAGCGATCGATCACCTGGCCCGTCATGCGGGCCTTGCCCAGGGCATGGCGCAGGTCATCGTGGCGCTCGGCCGCGACGCGTCGCGGCAGCAGCTGTTTCTGCCACTGGAGCTCCTGCAGCAGCACGGCAGCAGCAAGGAGGAGGCGTTTGCCGGCAAGCCCACGCCGAACATCCGCGCTGCGATCGACCAGCTTGCGGACGAGGCGCAGGGTCATCTCAAGACCGCATTCGGGCTGCTTGCGGATGTGCCGTCCGGCGTGCGGCCGATCTTCCTGCCGCTCGCCCATGTCAGGCGCGAGCTGAACCGGGCGAGGACGGCCGACTACGATCCGTTCCTGCCGAAGCCGGTCTCTCGCTTGCGCACGCTCTGGACGTTGTGGCGAGCCGCGCGCACCGAAGAGTTCGGAAGCTAG
- the secD gene encoding protein translocase subunit SecD, with product MLYFTRWRALGIILTALVVCLCAVPNFFPEAQVKTWPAWAQRRLVLGLDLQGGSYLLLEVDANYVKKEKLEQVRDDTRKALRDARIGFTGGITIRNDAVEARIAKETDVPAALAKLREVAQPIGGLLGSSGQRDVDVADAGGGLIRLTVSQPAMIERMRRTIEQSIQIVERRVNELGTVEPVIQRQGTDRILVQVPGLQDPTRLKELLGKTAKMEFRMVDTTASPDQATVPADSERLVSASPPPVPYIVKKQVLVSGSELSDAQPGFDQRTGEAIVSFKFNTSGARKFAQATADNVGQPFAIVLDNKVISAPVIREPITGGQGQISGSFTVQSANDLAILMRAGALPAPLTVVEERTVGPGLGQDSIEKGELAAYVGSILVIVFMLITYRLFGVFANIAVAINVAMIFGLLSLLNATLTLPGIAGIVLTVGIAVDSNVLIYERIREELRGGRNAISAIDAGFKRALATILDSNITTFIAAAVLFYIGTGPVRGFAVTLGIGIITTVFTAFTLTRLIVAAWVRWKRPQTVPI from the coding sequence ATGTTGTATTTCACGCGGTGGCGAGCGCTGGGGATTATCCTGACAGCGCTGGTGGTCTGCCTGTGCGCCGTGCCCAATTTCTTCCCCGAGGCGCAGGTCAAGACCTGGCCGGCCTGGGCGCAGCGCCGCCTCGTTCTCGGTCTCGATTTGCAGGGCGGCTCGTATCTGCTGCTCGAGGTCGACGCCAACTACGTGAAGAAGGAAAAGCTCGAGCAGGTTCGCGACGACACCCGCAAGGCGCTGCGTGACGCGCGGATCGGCTTCACCGGAGGCATCACGATCCGCAACGACGCCGTCGAGGCCCGGATCGCGAAGGAGACCGACGTTCCGGCGGCGCTGGCGAAGCTTCGCGAGGTCGCGCAACCGATCGGCGGCCTGCTCGGCTCCAGCGGCCAGCGCGATGTCGACGTCGCCGACGCCGGGGGCGGCTTGATCCGCCTGACCGTGTCGCAGCCGGCTATGATCGAGCGGATGCGCAGGACCATCGAGCAGTCGATCCAGATCGTCGAACGCCGCGTCAACGAGCTCGGCACGGTCGAGCCGGTGATCCAGCGTCAGGGCACCGACCGCATCCTGGTGCAGGTGCCTGGCCTGCAGGACCCGACGCGTCTTAAGGAGCTGCTCGGCAAGACCGCGAAGATGGAATTCCGCATGGTCGACACCACGGCGTCGCCCGACCAGGCCACGGTGCCGGCGGACTCGGAGCGGCTCGTGAGCGCATCGCCGCCGCCGGTTCCGTACATCGTGAAGAAGCAGGTCCTGGTTTCCGGAAGCGAACTCTCCGATGCCCAGCCCGGCTTCGACCAGCGGACCGGCGAGGCGATCGTCAGCTTCAAGTTCAACACGTCGGGCGCGCGCAAATTCGCGCAGGCGACCGCCGACAACGTCGGCCAGCCGTTCGCGATCGTGCTCGACAACAAGGTGATCTCGGCACCCGTGATTCGCGAGCCGATCACCGGCGGACAGGGCCAGATCTCCGGCAGCTTCACCGTGCAGTCGGCCAACGATCTGGCGATCCTGATGCGCGCCGGCGCGCTGCCGGCACCGCTGACGGTGGTCGAGGAACGCACCGTTGGTCCCGGCCTCGGCCAGGACTCGATCGAGAAGGGCGAGCTTGCGGCCTATGTCGGCTCGATCCTGGTCATCGTGTTCATGCTGATCACCTACCGGCTGTTCGGGGTGTTCGCCAACATCGCGGTGGCCATCAATGTCGCCATGATCTTCGGGCTGCTGTCGCTGCTCAACGCCACGCTGACCTTGCCCGGTATCGCCGGCATCGTGCTCACCGTCGGCATCGCGGTCGACTCCAACGTGCTGATCTATGAGCGCATCCGCGAGGAACTGCGCGGCGGCCGCAACGCGATCTCGGCGATCGACGCCGGGTTCAAGCGGGCGCTGGCGACCATCCTCGACTCCAACATCACCACCTTCATCGCTGCCGCCGTGCTGTTCTATATCGGCACCGGACCGGTTCGCGGCTTTGCCGTGACGCTCGGCATCGGCATCATCACCACGGTGTTCACCGCCTTTACCCTGACGCGCCTGATCGTCGCGGCATGGGTGCGGTGGAAGCGGCCGCAAACCGTGCCGATCTGA